From Erigeron canadensis isolate Cc75 chromosome 8, C_canadensis_v1, whole genome shotgun sequence, one genomic window encodes:
- the LOC122610135 gene encoding protein ALP1-like, whose protein sequence is MASGILDNSSDSPDESNDSSMEFFVNALHFIEDTATSSAPQTRRYTDRHQEIGLDTLLNDWFVQQPKYEDDYFRKKFRMDKTMFLDIVRDIEANFPYFQERYDARGRKSFTAIQKCTSAVRQLATGNAPDEYDEYLCMAARTARETLDYFCDAIIRLYSREYLRRPTSHDVARIFEAHELRHHMPGMLGSIDCTHVEWAACPRRLRGQYTRGDHNGPTIMLEITTSHDLWIWHAFFGVPGSNNDINVLNQSDLYVTARNGTAPDSSFHVNGRDYKRGYYLSDGIYNKWSTLVKAYPYPTDPKEKRFKKLQEAARKDVERAFGVLKGKWKILQRPLRPLTKDKIGKYVHTCIILHNMIIKRDGRAISPVHIMDPPVQPVFDESVYAELIDEEVHHRLRYDLTEHVWAQDLAYLDD, encoded by the coding sequence ATGGCTTCCGGTATTTTGGATAATTCGAGCGACTCTCCCGACGAGTCAAACGATAGCTCTATGGAATTCTTTGTTAACGCGTTACACTTTATTGAAGATACGGCAACTTCTAGTGCTCCTCAAACTCGACGGTATACGGACCGGCATCAGGAAATTGGTCTTGATACTCTTTTGAACGATTggttcgttcaacaaccaaaatACGAAGATGATTACTTTCGAAAGAAGTTTCGAATGGACAAGACCATGTTTTTAGATATCGTGCGCGACATTGAAGCAAACTTCCCGTATTTCCAAGAACGTTACGATGCAAGAGGAAGAAAAAGTTTTACGGCAATACAAAAATGCACATCCGCCGTTAGGCAACTCGCGACGGGTAACGCACCAGACGAGTATGACGAGTATTTGTGCATGGCAGCCAGAACCGCACGAGAGACCCTTGATTATTTTTGTGACGCCATCATTCGGTTGTATAGCCGAGAGTACCTACGTAGGCCGACGTCACACGACGTTGCACGCATCTTTGAGGCCCACGAGCTTCGTCATCATATGCCTgggatgcttggtagcatcgatTGCACACATGTCGAGTGGGCGGCATGTCCTAGACGTTTGAGAGGGCAATACACAAGGGGTGACCACAACGGTCCAACTATTATGCTTGAAATCACCACGTCAcatgatttgtggatttggcatgcttttttCGGTGTCCCGGggtcgaacaacgacatcaacgtgttGAACCAATCCGATTTGTATGTCACAGCGCGTAACGGAACGGCTCCGGATTCTTCATTCCACGTGAATGGGCGAGATTATAAACGTGGCTACTATCTTAGTGATGGGATCTACAACAAGTGGTCAACACTTGTTAAAGCATACCCGTATCCAACCGACCCTaaggaaaaaagattcaagaaattgCAAGAGGCGGCCAGAAAAGATGTCGAGCGAGCTTTTGGTGTCCTCAAAGGTAAATGGAAAATTCTTCAACGACCTCTTCGACCTCTAACGAAAGACAAGATTGGAAAGTATGTTCATACATGTATTATcttacacaacatgatcattaaGAGGGACGGGAGAGCAATCTCACCGGTCCATATAATGGACCCGCCAGTGCAACCGGTGTTCGATGAAAGTGTGTATGCGGAGTTGATTGACGAAGAAGTTCACCATCGCCTTCGATATGATCTTACGGAGCACGTATGGGCTCAAGATTTGGCGTATCTcgatgattag